A single window of Gammaproteobacteria bacterium DNA harbors:
- a CDS encoding protein-L-isoaspartate O-methyltransferase — protein sequence MAKDGFLQLSINGPKGHEKARTNMLKQQIRTWDVLNDKILGLFITVPREEFVPVKYKSLAFADLAIPLGHGQSMMPPREEARILQELKITPADKILLLGIDSGFMLTLLTKLGKHVYYLDNDFDSLDNVKNKIEKYKITNVTPLVGGIYQGWQDYYPFDVILCTGSLPDIPQVLKNALNIQGRLFAVIGNTPAMEAMIIRRVSKTNWDETTIFETERPRILDVKEPETFTF from the coding sequence ATGGCAAAGGATGGTTTCCTCCAGTTATCGATCAATGGTCCCAAAGGCCATGAAAAGGCCCGGACTAATATGCTCAAACAGCAAATTCGGACGTGGGATGTATTAAATGATAAGATCTTAGGTCTCTTCATTACTGTACCTCGTGAGGAATTTGTACCCGTCAAATACAAATCACTCGCCTTCGCAGACCTAGCAATTCCGTTAGGGCATGGGCAGAGTATGATGCCTCCTCGTGAAGAAGCGCGAATTCTGCAAGAACTAAAAATAACCCCGGCAGATAAAATTTTACTCTTAGGCATAGATAGCGGTTTTATGCTGACCTTGCTTACGAAACTGGGTAAACATGTATATTATTTGGATAATGACTTTGACTCGCTCGACAATGTCAAAAATAAGATTGAAAAGTATAAAATAACCAACGTCACGCCCTTAGTAGGGGGAATCTATCAGGGATGGCAAGATTATTATCCTTTTGATGTTATCCTGTGCACCGGATCACTCCCTGATATTCCTCAAGTTTTAAAGAATGCACTTAACATTCAGGGCAGACTCTTTGCTGTTATAGGCAACACTCCCGCAATGGAGGCAATGATTATCCGGCGAGTCTCGAAAACTAATTGGGATGAAACAACAATATTTGAAACAGAGCGACCCCGAATATTAGATGTAAAAGAACCTGAAACGTTCACATTTTAG
- a CDS encoding TolC family outer membrane protein: MKKIISCLITLLAVWSQTLLAADLLEIYCEAVKCDPKFNGAYAELLANRENLPINRSALLPRLDIHGDAERQRVRIDGINFTNFQSTGIFIPIADTNTFYNNHVFYSLKLTQPVFNYKNWSKVQQAKATVKQAEAAFCASAQDLMVRVVRAYFDVMIADANLFYTRENKKAVAEQLRQSKETFRVGVIPITNVYEAQARFDLVIAQEVTERYELAARIEILRTITNHLYCNLKGLSGFLPLVTPQPANITDWVCISEKQNYQLLAAHFATLAAQQNIKIQAGDQLPVVNTFGQFIYSYDSNIQGSGVLLRQQIAQGGVELDWAPIQGGGIIARTNQAQYQYQQACIEQERIRRLVTSQARNSFLGIYAYIAKVNADRALISSSQLSLKATMESYKVGTRTILDVLNQQTQLYNAQKTFIRDRYEYIYQTVLLKQASGTLSVGDIQQINCWLYSTIDIKKYDALLEGCLMPETH, translated from the coding sequence ATGAAAAAAATAATTTCTTGCCTGATTACCTTGTTAGCAGTGTGGTCTCAAACATTACTCGCTGCTGACTTACTCGAGATATATTGTGAGGCAGTAAAATGCGATCCTAAATTTAATGGGGCCTATGCGGAATTACTAGCGAATAGAGAAAATCTCCCCATCAACCGTTCTGCGCTATTGCCCCGCCTTGATATTCACGGGGATGCTGAACGTCAAAGAGTAAGAATCGATGGAATTAACTTTACGAACTTCCAATCCACAGGAATCTTCATCCCCATCGCAGATACCAATACTTTTTATAATAACCATGTTTTTTATTCTTTAAAATTAACTCAACCTGTCTTTAACTACAAAAATTGGTCGAAGGTTCAGCAAGCAAAGGCCACCGTCAAGCAAGCAGAGGCTGCTTTTTGTGCCTCTGCGCAAGACTTAATGGTGAGAGTGGTTAGAGCCTATTTCGATGTAATGATTGCGGATGCTAACTTGTTTTATACAAGGGAGAATAAAAAAGCTGTGGCGGAACAGCTTAGGCAAAGCAAAGAAACTTTTAGAGTTGGCGTAATCCCTATTACCAATGTTTATGAAGCCCAGGCGCGATTCGATTTGGTTATCGCTCAAGAAGTCACGGAGCGCTATGAGCTAGCCGCGAGAATCGAGATTTTGCGCACCATCACCAATCATTTATATTGTAACTTAAAAGGTTTGAGTGGTTTCCTACCTCTAGTCACGCCTCAGCCAGCTAATATTACAGATTGGGTTTGCATATCGGAAAAACAAAATTATCAATTACTGGCTGCTCACTTTGCCACTCTGGCGGCTCAGCAAAATATTAAAATCCAAGCGGGAGATCAGTTGCCCGTAGTAAATACCTTTGGTCAATTCATCTATAGCTACGATAGTAATATCCAAGGCAGTGGTGTATTACTACGCCAACAAATTGCACAAGGTGGGGTGGAGCTAGATTGGGCTCCCATTCAAGGGGGCGGGATTATTGCTCGAACCAATCAAGCCCAATATCAATATCAGCAAGCCTGTATCGAGCAAGAAAGAATCCGCCGCTTGGTAACCTCTCAGGCTAGGAATTCTTTCTTAGGTATTTATGCCTATATTGCAAAAGTAAATGCCGATAGAGCATTGATAAGCTCCAGCCAGCTCTCTTTAAAGGCGACAATGGAAAGCTATAAAGTGGGAACACGTACCATTTTAGATGTTCTAAACCAGCAAACCCAACTTTATAATGCTCAAAAAACGTTTATTCGTGATCGCTATGAATATATTTATCAAACAGTTTTATTAAAGCAAGCATCGGGAACCTTGAGCGTAGGTGATATACAGCAAATCAATTGTTGGCTCTACAGTACGATTGATATTAAAAAATATGATGCTCTATTAGAGGGCTGTTTAATGCCTGAAACTCACTAA